Below is a genomic region from Deltaproteobacteria bacterium.
TCGGCGGCCTCCGTGGCGATGGACGCAGCCGGACTTCGCGGGGCGCGTCGCGGAGATCCTCGAGGGTCACGACGGCCGTGCGCCGGCAGCGCGGGCACTTGAGCTCCACGCCGGCGCCAGCGCGGCGCGCCAGCAGGCGTCCGCACGCGCAGCGAACTTCGTCATCGCGGGCCACGGACAAATCA
It encodes:
- a CDS encoding Com family DNA-binding transcriptional regulator, whose protein sequence is MKINIDLSVARDDEVRCACGRLLARRAGAGVELKCPRCRRTAVVTLEDLRDAPREVRLRPSPRRPPTE